Proteins from a genomic interval of Equus przewalskii isolate Varuska chromosome 32, EquPr2, whole genome shotgun sequence:
- the C32H6orf120 gene encoding UPF0669 protein C6orf120 homolog, with protein sequence MAAPWKSALLLLLASQAVSSVSSSDEEQVPEEWVLLHVVQGQIGAGNYSYLRLNHEGKIVLQMQSLKGDADLYVSDGTLHPSFDDYELQSVTCGQDVVFIPAHFQRPVGIGIYGHPSHHESEFEMKVYYDRTVEQHPFGEAAYSDGSDPSHKHAYAPEDASQEEESVLWTILISILKLVLEILF encoded by the coding sequence ATGGCGGCTCCCTGGAAGAGCGCGCTGCTCCTACTGCTGGCGTCTCAAGCTGTGTCCTCGGTGAGCTCCTCTGACGAGGAGCAAGTTCCAGAAGAATGGGTCCTTCTGCACGTCGTTCAGGGTCAGATAGGAGCTGGGAATTACAGCTATTTGAGGTTAAATCACGAGGGAAAGATAGTTCTTCAGATGCAGAGCTTGAAGGGCGACGCAGACCTGTACGTGTCTGACGGCACGCTCCACCCGAGCTTCGACGACTACGAGCTGCAGTCCGTCACCTGCGGCCAGGACGTCGTCTTTATTCCAGCGCACTTCCAGCGCCCCGTGGGCATCGGGATCTACGGACACCCGTCTCACCACGAGAGCGAGTTTGAGATGAAAGTGTACTACGACCGCACCGTCGAACAGCACCCGTTCGGCGAGGCCGCCTACTCGGACGGCAGTGATCCGAGTCACAAGCACGCTTACGCTCCGGAAGATGCGTCTCAGGAAGAGGAGTCCGTGCTCTGGACAATACTAATTAGTATTTTGAAGCTGGTACTTGaaattctgttttga